A genomic region of Microlunatus sagamiharensis contains the following coding sequences:
- a CDS encoding class I SAM-dependent methyltransferase, with translation MPGTSVRSYADLPGWFRWIDKTMFDALLGAQRELPAGDLVELGCYLGRSAVVLGSHLRDGEHLVVVDLFGRDPADFEPPRAEHDAIRAENRRSYAALSRERFEEGYAAVHGSLPVVVTGTSGQVVDHVHPEGVRFLHLDAGHVHADVLADLRRARDLLQDEGVVVVGDHRAEHTPGVAAAVWEAVVVDGLRPFALSGNKLYGAWSSADRYVGALEDLVRDDPRYATEVQHVRGSGVLRVGQGRSTTASRPAGASLEELEGIADDVVSRVLSHSAIGGEGR, from the coding sequence ATGCCAGGCACCTCCGTGCGGAGCTACGCGGATCTTCCCGGGTGGTTCCGCTGGATCGACAAGACGATGTTCGACGCCCTGCTCGGCGCGCAGCGCGAGCTGCCGGCCGGAGACCTCGTCGAGCTGGGCTGCTACCTCGGGCGCAGCGCGGTCGTCCTGGGGAGCCACCTCCGAGACGGCGAGCACCTCGTCGTCGTGGACCTGTTCGGACGGGACCCCGCCGACTTCGAGCCTCCTCGCGCCGAGCACGACGCCATCCGCGCCGAGAACCGCCGCTCGTACGCCGCCCTGTCGCGCGAGCGCTTCGAGGAGGGCTACGCAGCCGTTCACGGGAGCCTTCCGGTCGTCGTGACGGGAACGAGCGGGCAGGTCGTCGACCACGTCCACCCGGAGGGCGTCCGGTTCCTCCACCTGGACGCCGGGCACGTGCACGCCGACGTCCTCGCCGACCTCCGTCGTGCCCGTGACCTGCTGCAGGACGAGGGGGTGGTGGTGGTCGGTGACCACCGCGCGGAGCACACCCCGGGGGTCGCTGCGGCGGTGTGGGAGGCGGTGGTCGTCGACGGGCTGCGACCCTTCGCGCTCTCGGGCAACAAGCTCTACGGGGCGTGGTCGTCCGCCGACCGCTACGTCGGCGCGCTCGAGGACCTCGTCCGCGACGACCCGCGGTACGCGACGGAGGTCCAGCACGTCCGCGGCTCAGGGGTGCTGCGGGTGGGCCAGGGCCGGAGCACGACTGCCTCCCGCCCGGCAGGCGCGAGCCTGGAGGAGCTCGAGGGGATCGCGGACGACGTGGTCTCCCGGGTGCTGAGCCACAGCGCGATCGGCGGCGAGGGGCGGTGA
- the gyrA gene encoding DNA gyrase subunit A: protein MTETPQVFDRREPVDLQDEIQKSYLDYAMSVIVGRALPDVRDGLKPVHRRILYGMYDGGYRPDRGWNKCARIVGEVMGQYHPHGDGAIYDTLVRLAQPWVMRYPLVLGQGNFGSAGNDKAAAMRYTECRMAPLAMEMVRDINENTVDFKPNYDGRAQEPVVLPSRFPNLLVNGSTGIAVGMATNIPTHNLREVGAAVQWALEHPEATAEELLEAAIERVKGPDFPNGALIVGRRGIEDAYRTGRGSVIMRAVVSIEEERNGRTSLVVTELPHMVNPDNLSLKIAELVNTGRLNGIADIRDDTSARTGQRLVIVLKRDAQPRVVLNNLYKHTQLQDSFGCNMLALVDDVPRTLRLDQFISYWITHQIEVIKRRTQHRLEDAEARAHIYRGLVKALDALDEVIALIRRSPSTEEAREGLKTLLDIDDLQATAILDMQLRRLAALERQRIVDQLAEFERIIADLEDILAKPERQRTIVGEELAEIIERYGDERRTQIIAADGDLSDEDLIPDVPVVVTISRGGYAKRTTTDQYRVQKRGGTGVRGASLRADDEVGHLFVTTNHHWILFFTNKGRVYRAKAWQLPEAGRDARGGHVAGLLSFLPDEDIAQVLAVRDYGASEYLLLATRRGLVKKTELSLYDSPRQAGIIAVNFRDEDDELIGADLCGPTDEVLLISTKGQAIRFPASDEELRPMGRATSGVTGMKFRPGDELLSMSVIRTGESEDDRYVFTVTDGGFAKRTAVSEYRQQGRGGLGIKAMKLAEERGSIVGGVVVSEGDELIALKASGQITRSPVSEVAVKGRDTMGVKFVGVRDGDSVVAIALYPEVTEADVEAVEAEVEAVSGDPDVVTEAAETGVPEQVLEAEESQVGDQAGESALPDEVGDDPAEDDSIE from the coding sequence ATGACCGAGACGCCGCAGGTGTTCGACCGGCGGGAGCCGGTGGACCTCCAGGACGAGATCCAGAAGTCCTACCTCGACTACGCGATGAGCGTCATCGTCGGGCGCGCGCTGCCGGACGTGCGGGACGGGCTCAAGCCCGTGCACCGCCGGATCCTCTACGGGATGTACGACGGCGGCTACCGGCCCGACCGCGGGTGGAACAAGTGCGCCCGCATCGTCGGCGAGGTCATGGGGCAGTACCACCCGCACGGCGACGGCGCGATCTACGACACCCTCGTGCGCCTCGCGCAGCCGTGGGTGATGCGCTACCCGCTCGTGCTCGGGCAGGGAAACTTCGGCTCCGCGGGCAACGACAAGGCCGCGGCCATGCGCTACACGGAGTGCCGGATGGCGCCGCTGGCCATGGAGATGGTCCGCGACATCAACGAGAACACGGTCGACTTCAAGCCCAACTACGACGGCCGCGCGCAGGAGCCGGTCGTCCTGCCGAGCCGCTTCCCCAACCTGCTCGTCAACGGCTCGACCGGCATCGCGGTCGGCATGGCGACGAACATCCCCACGCACAACCTGCGCGAGGTCGGCGCGGCCGTGCAGTGGGCGCTCGAGCACCCCGAGGCGACCGCGGAGGAGCTGCTCGAGGCCGCGATCGAGCGGGTCAAGGGCCCGGACTTCCCGAACGGCGCCCTGATCGTCGGGCGCCGGGGCATCGAGGACGCGTACCGCACGGGGCGTGGTTCGGTGATCATGCGGGCGGTCGTGAGCATCGAGGAGGAGCGCAACGGGCGCACCTCGCTCGTCGTCACCGAGCTGCCGCACATGGTCAACCCGGACAACCTCTCGCTCAAGATCGCCGAGCTGGTCAACACCGGCCGCCTGAATGGCATCGCCGACATCCGCGACGACACCTCGGCGCGTACGGGTCAGCGGCTCGTCATCGTGCTCAAGCGCGACGCGCAGCCGCGGGTGGTGCTGAACAACCTCTACAAGCACACCCAGCTGCAGGACTCGTTCGGCTGCAACATGCTCGCGCTCGTCGACGACGTGCCGCGCACGCTGCGCCTCGACCAGTTCATCTCCTACTGGATCACCCACCAGATCGAGGTGATCAAGCGCCGTACGCAGCACCGCCTGGAGGACGCCGAGGCGCGGGCGCACATCTACCGCGGCCTGGTCAAGGCGCTCGACGCGCTCGACGAGGTCATCGCCCTGATCCGGCGCAGCCCGAGCACCGAGGAGGCGCGCGAGGGCCTCAAGACGCTGCTCGACATCGACGACCTGCAGGCCACCGCGATCCTGGACATGCAGCTGCGCCGCCTGGCCGCGCTGGAGCGTCAGCGGATCGTGGACCAGCTGGCCGAGTTCGAGCGAATCATCGCCGACCTCGAGGACATCCTCGCCAAGCCCGAGCGGCAGCGCACGATCGTCGGCGAGGAGCTCGCCGAGATCATCGAGCGCTACGGCGACGAGCGGCGTACGCAGATCATCGCGGCCGACGGCGACCTGTCCGACGAGGACCTGATCCCCGACGTGCCGGTGGTCGTCACGATCAGCCGGGGCGGCTACGCCAAGCGCACGACGACCGACCAGTACCGCGTGCAGAAGCGTGGCGGGACGGGAGTGCGCGGGGCGTCGCTGCGCGCGGACGACGAGGTCGGCCACCTCTTCGTGACGACCAACCACCACTGGATCCTGTTCTTCACCAACAAGGGCCGGGTCTACCGCGCGAAGGCCTGGCAGCTGCCGGAGGCCGGGCGCGACGCCCGCGGCGGGCACGTGGCCGGGCTGCTGTCGTTCCTGCCGGACGAGGACATCGCCCAGGTGCTCGCCGTCCGCGACTACGGGGCGTCGGAGTACCTGCTCCTCGCCACGCGGCGCGGCCTGGTGAAGAAGACCGAGCTGAGCCTGTACGACTCGCCGCGCCAGGCCGGCATCATCGCCGTGAACTTCCGCGACGAGGACGACGAGCTCATCGGCGCCGACCTCTGCGGCCCGACCGACGAGGTGCTGCTCATCTCGACCAAGGGGCAGGCGATCCGCTTCCCGGCGAGCGACGAGGAGCTGCGCCCGATGGGTCGCGCGACCTCCGGCGTCACCGGGATGAAGTTCCGTCCGGGCGACGAGCTGCTGTCGATGTCGGTCATCCGGACGGGCGAGTCGGAGGACGACCGCTACGTCTTCACGGTCACCGACGGCGGCTTCGCCAAGCGGACGGCCGTCTCGGAGTACCGCCAGCAGGGCCGTGGCGGTCTCGGCATCAAGGCGATGAAGCTCGCCGAGGAGCGCGGCTCGATCGTCGGCGGTGTCGTGGTCAGCGAGGGCGACGAGCTCATCGCGCTCAAGGCCAGCGGCCAGATCACCCGGAGCCCCGTCTCCGAGGTCGCGGTCAAGGGCCGCGACACGATGGGCGTGAAGTTCGTCGGCGTCCGCGACGGCGACTCCGTCGTGGCCATCGCGCTCTACCCCGAGGTCACCGAGGCCGACGTCGAGGCCGTCGAGGCCGAGGTCGAGGCGGTGAGCGGCGACCCGGACGTGGTCACCGAGGCCGCCGAGACCGGCGTCCCCGAGCAGGTGCTCGAGGCCGAGGAGAGCCAGGTCGGTGACCAGGCCGGCGAGTCGGCGCTGCCCGACGAGGTCGGCGACGACCCGGCTGAGGACGACTCGATCGAGTAG
- a CDS encoding DUF3566 domain-containing protein → MSEGTPGRGPDADTRTDAGAGQGAANGRPPAPPVRYGPRNGNARTETTAPGGTNGRPAGRTVPASPQQYRAPQPGTNGNGSNGNGANGSNGNGTSGAPPQAKSPEAPQPDGRGPASYSRPRPGAQPAGNGRPSEQDRAVADARTAAAARNASVAKGRNGSSATAAPAPAAVDDTAVIPKVETAPTEDRAETAPADAPASGPATTETPKSPGLRNLLRDRRPKSSSSAPTAAAGGAGVAAAASSETARDTSTPDSSAPTSTDESSSEPTSPTDTVESTQERTLTWRDRLGLPPKAPKPQPVDVPASGPGVPTAAAAAAVAATVAAGSAAPETKASPTGPTTAPDQTALRAPVTPASPAPVSTDTAVIPAVDAGEVAPASPAAAATTQALVAAKPKVGLARRTRKARLRLSRVDPWSVMKTAFLFSIAAGIILVVATYGVWSVLNASGLFDAVNDMVKSVVSTPGDTTPFRIEEYVNTQKVLGLAAILAVIDVLIFTALATLGSFLYNLAATVLGGLEVTLAED, encoded by the coding sequence GTGAGCGAAGGCACGCCGGGACGCGGTCCCGACGCCGACACTCGGACCGACGCGGGGGCAGGGCAGGGCGCGGCCAACGGCCGCCCGCCGGCACCGCCGGTGCGCTACGGCCCCCGCAACGGCAACGCCCGCACCGAGACGACGGCGCCGGGCGGTACCAACGGACGACCCGCGGGCCGTACCGTCCCCGCCTCGCCGCAGCAGTACCGCGCCCCGCAGCCGGGCACGAACGGCAACGGGTCCAACGGCAACGGCGCGAACGGGTCCAACGGCAACGGCACGAGCGGTGCCCCCCCGCAGGCGAAGAGCCCCGAGGCACCCCAGCCCGACGGCCGTGGCCCCGCGTCCTACAGCCGTCCCCGCCCGGGCGCCCAGCCCGCGGGCAACGGTCGGCCGAGCGAGCAGGACCGCGCCGTCGCCGACGCGCGCACGGCCGCCGCGGCCCGCAACGCCAGCGTCGCCAAGGGTCGGAACGGCTCGTCGGCCACCGCCGCACCGGCTCCCGCGGCCGTCGACGACACGGCCGTGATCCCCAAGGTCGAGACAGCGCCCACCGAGGACCGTGCCGAGACCGCTCCGGCTGACGCCCCGGCCTCCGGTCCGGCGACCACGGAGACGCCGAAGTCCCCGGGCCTGCGCAACCTCCTGCGCGACCGTCGGCCGAAGAGCTCCTCGTCCGCCCCGACCGCTGCGGCCGGTGGCGCGGGGGTGGCCGCCGCCGCGTCGTCCGAGACCGCTCGCGACACCTCGACCCCGGACTCCTCCGCTCCCACCTCGACCGACGAGAGCTCCTCGGAGCCGACCAGCCCCACCGACACGGTCGAGAGCACGCAGGAGCGGACGCTGACGTGGCGCGACCGCCTCGGCCTGCCGCCCAAGGCGCCGAAGCCGCAGCCCGTCGACGTCCCCGCCAGCGGACCCGGCGTGCCGACCGCCGCCGCGGCGGCCGCCGTCGCCGCCACGGTCGCGGCCGGCTCCGCCGCACCGGAGACCAAGGCGTCGCCGACCGGCCCGACCACGGCGCCCGACCAGACCGCGCTCCGTGCGCCGGTGACCCCGGCGTCGCCCGCGCCGGTCTCGACCGACACCGCCGTCATCCCCGCCGTCGACGCCGGCGAGGTCGCGCCGGCGTCCCCGGCCGCCGCGGCGACGACGCAGGCCCTGGTGGCCGCCAAGCCGAAGGTGGGCCTGGCCCGCCGGACGCGCAAGGCGCGCCTGCGGCTCTCGCGCGTCGACCCGTGGTCGGTCATGAAGACCGCGTTCCTGTTCTCGATCGCGGCGGGCATCATCCTCGTCGTCGCGACGTACGGCGTGTGGTCGGTGCTGAACGCCTCGGGGCTCTTCGACGCCGTCAACGACATGGTCAAGAGCGTCGTCTCGACGCCGGGCGACACCACGCCGTTCCGGATCGAGGAGTACGTCAACACCCAGAAGGTGCTCGGCCTCGCCGCGATCCTCGCGGTGATCGACGTGCTCATCTTCACCGCGCTCGCGACGCTCGGCTCCTTCCTCTACAACCTCGCGGCCACCGTCCTCGGCGGCCTCGAGGTCACGCTCGCGGAGGACTGA
- a CDS encoding bifunctional glycosyltransferase/CDP-glycerol:glycerophosphate glycerophosphotransferase yields the protein MTATQAHDPRVPLLSLVVSVYGVEAYLPAFLDSLDALEGDRSLVELVFVDDGSVDGSRGLVETWIARDGFDAVLLSKPNGGLSSARNAGMARARGTWVSFPDPDDVVAPHYLRDVAAFVESAAADGVSLVACRMVPFVEDPARPSSRHVLDGKFDRPARVVDLTTSPHHVHAHAASAFYRLDVIRAAGLVFDERVAPVFEDGIFTGMYLLEQEHPKTAFLGFTEYYYRKREAQDSLTDTAWSRPGRYGAILEHGHLALLERAGDPAPAWLQQLVFYDLHWYPRADARNASPTAAIDEVTRERFFVLLDRVLARLDDATIAGFRAAGLSIEHRDAFLARKHGVFVPDRVGVVRVDPLQELQLLRYHTSSPEPAERVLVDGVPATPAYAKTTALTYFGRPWLHQRDLWVTALEPVAVEVDGRPLVVQLGGLHRTAREVVPTEVWKRFHSRRPPGERDWEAPYALPGAGAEPPVEPSAGTTAEPDAEASPAPGSDRRGPASARRPAITRLRRVLRRARRSARRRTAPSPAAPAPRPTAEDLDALVGGDPQVLADAVRRRAKGREVRDRYRDAWVLMDRDTMAQDNAEALYRYLRREQPQVNAWFVLRRDVPDWPRLSEEGFRLVEHGSPEHVVLLLNAAYLLSSQIDHYVVHPYDASLYPPRRWKYVFLQHGVTKDDLSRWINGKPIRLMITATPAEQASVVGDGSPYRWSDKEVAMTGFPRHDVLLEKVRRLDASERRDLVVMPTWRDRLLDPTPGSNARVLRPGFEESTYARAWFGLLHSPELAALAERTDVRVVFAPHPNLEEHVSPDQLPEHVRLARYRDHDIQEVVARARVLVTDYSSLAFEAAYVGTPVAYYQFDAEEFFAGQHAYRRGYFSYEQDGFGPVTTDQGALLAALGELLDDGRPLRERYRRRIEDTFPFRDGGCSRRVYEAVRARELAWRPAGEADGVGGR from the coding sequence GTGACGGCGACGCAGGCGCACGACCCTCGCGTCCCGCTGCTGAGCCTGGTCGTGTCGGTCTACGGGGTCGAGGCCTACCTCCCGGCCTTCCTCGACTCGCTCGACGCGCTCGAGGGCGACCGGTCGCTCGTGGAGCTGGTGTTCGTGGACGACGGCTCCGTGGACGGCTCCCGGGGCCTGGTCGAGACCTGGATCGCCCGTGACGGGTTCGACGCGGTGCTGCTCTCCAAGCCCAACGGAGGTCTGAGCTCGGCTCGCAACGCCGGGATGGCGCGGGCCCGCGGCACCTGGGTGTCCTTCCCCGACCCGGACGACGTCGTCGCCCCCCACTACCTGCGCGACGTGGCCGCGTTCGTCGAGAGCGCGGCGGCGGACGGCGTGTCCCTGGTCGCCTGCCGGATGGTGCCCTTCGTCGAGGACCCCGCCCGCCCGTCGTCGAGGCACGTGCTGGACGGCAAGTTCGACCGGCCCGCGCGGGTCGTCGACCTCACGACCTCGCCGCACCACGTGCACGCGCACGCCGCGAGCGCGTTCTACCGGCTCGACGTGATCCGTGCGGCGGGCCTCGTCTTCGACGAGCGGGTCGCCCCCGTCTTCGAGGACGGGATCTTCACCGGGATGTACCTGCTCGAGCAGGAGCACCCGAAGACGGCCTTCCTGGGCTTCACCGAGTACTACTACCGCAAGCGCGAGGCGCAGGACTCGCTCACCGACACCGCCTGGTCCAGGCCCGGCCGCTACGGCGCGATCCTCGAGCACGGCCACCTGGCTCTCCTCGAGCGCGCGGGCGACCCGGCGCCCGCCTGGCTGCAGCAGCTCGTGTTCTACGACCTGCACTGGTACCCCCGCGCCGACGCGCGCAACGCCTCGCCCACCGCCGCGATCGACGAGGTGACCCGTGAGCGGTTCTTCGTGCTGCTCGACCGTGTCCTGGCCCGGCTCGACGACGCCACCATCGCCGGCTTCCGGGCGGCCGGGCTCTCCATCGAGCATCGTGACGCCTTCCTGGCCCGCAAGCACGGCGTGTTCGTCCCCGACCGGGTCGGCGTGGTGCGTGTCGACCCGCTGCAGGAGCTGCAGCTGCTGCGATACCACACGTCGTCCCCGGAGCCGGCGGAGCGCGTCCTCGTCGACGGTGTCCCGGCGACGCCGGCGTACGCGAAGACCACCGCCCTCACCTACTTCGGCCGGCCCTGGCTCCACCAGCGCGACCTGTGGGTGACCGCGCTCGAGCCCGTCGCCGTCGAGGTCGACGGCCGGCCGCTCGTGGTGCAGTTGGGCGGACTGCACCGCACCGCCCGCGAGGTGGTCCCGACGGAGGTCTGGAAGCGCTTCCACTCGCGCCGACCGCCGGGTGAACGCGACTGGGAGGCCCCGTACGCGCTGCCGGGGGCGGGCGCGGAGCCGCCTGTCGAACCCTCGGCCGGGACGACCGCGGAGCCGGACGCGGAGGCGTCCCCGGCGCCCGGGTCGGACAGGCGTGGCCCTGCCTCCGCGCGGCGACCGGCCATCACCCGCCTGCGCCGGGTGCTCCGGCGTGCCCGTCGGAGCGCCCGGCGCCGGACGGCTCCGTCACCTGCCGCGCCTGCCCCGCGGCCGACGGCCGAGGACCTCGACGCCCTCGTGGGCGGGGACCCCCAGGTGCTCGCCGACGCGGTCCGCCGCCGGGCCAAGGGGCGCGAGGTGCGCGACCGCTACCGCGACGCGTGGGTGCTGATGGACCGCGACACCATGGCGCAGGACAACGCCGAGGCGCTCTACCGCTACCTGCGCCGGGAGCAGCCGCAGGTCAACGCGTGGTTCGTCCTGCGCCGCGACGTCCCGGACTGGCCGCGGCTCTCCGAGGAGGGGTTCCGGCTGGTCGAGCACGGCTCGCCGGAGCACGTGGTCCTGCTGCTCAACGCCGCCTACCTCCTGTCGTCTCAGATCGACCACTACGTGGTCCACCCCTACGACGCCTCGCTCTACCCGCCGAGGCGCTGGAAGTACGTGTTCCTGCAGCACGGCGTGACCAAGGACGACCTCTCGCGCTGGATCAACGGCAAGCCGATCCGGCTGATGATCACCGCGACGCCCGCCGAGCAGGCCTCGGTCGTCGGTGACGGGTCGCCCTACCGGTGGAGCGACAAGGAGGTGGCGATGACCGGCTTCCCGCGCCACGACGTCCTGCTCGAGAAGGTGCGCCGCCTCGACGCCTCCGAGCGGCGCGACCTCGTGGTGATGCCGACCTGGCGAGACCGGCTGCTCGACCCGACGCCGGGCTCCAACGCCCGGGTGCTGCGGCCCGGCTTCGAGGAGTCGACCTACGCCCGAGCCTGGTTCGGGCTGCTGCACTCGCCCGAGCTCGCCGCGCTGGCCGAGCGGACCGACGTACGGGTCGTCTTCGCGCCGCACCCGAACCTCGAGGAGCACGTCTCGCCCGACCAGCTGCCGGAGCACGTGCGGCTGGCGCGCTACCGAGACCACGACATCCAGGAGGTCGTGGCTCGGGCGCGCGTGCTGGTCACCGACTACTCCTCCCTCGCCTTCGAGGCGGCGTACGTGGGCACGCCGGTCGCCTACTACCAGTTCGACGCCGAGGAGTTCTTCGCCGGGCAGCACGCCTACCGGCGCGGGTACTTCTCCTACGAGCAGGACGGCTTCGGCCCGGTGACCACCGACCAGGGCGCGCTGCTCGCGGCGCTCGGCGAGCTGCTGGACGACGGCCGACCGCTCCGGGAGCGTTACCGTCGCCGCATCGAGGACACGTTCCCCTTCCGCGACGGCGGGTGCAGCCGACGGGTGTACGAGGCGGTCCGGGCGCGCGAGCTGGCGTGGCGTCCGGCCGGCGAGGCGGACGGGGTCGGCGGTCGGTGA
- a CDS encoding glycosyltransferase, with translation MLATYRGRRHLAAQLDSLQRQTRLPDELVVRDDCSDDGTLEELERFASRAAFPVVVLRAPENEGYARNFAAAAAAARGDLLLFCDQDDVWHPEKVETLGAWSALRPGWAYFHDYTLLSTDPGRAAPSCFELLARRGFGPAVSFKGSSMAVARSFLDRWGWPPHGSGISHDFWVALLSTGLDRRVSLLRVLGDHRLHDRNVSGWIASDADRRRFPAGVRASETEVLVDLVVREERLGWTEDFLQVLSGDRPGVRPEAVSRLRDVLVANQRWTTSRG, from the coding sequence GTGCTGGCCACCTACCGCGGCAGGCGGCACCTCGCCGCCCAGCTGGACAGCCTGCAGCGGCAGACGCGGCTCCCCGACGAGCTCGTCGTGCGCGACGACTGCTCCGACGACGGGACCCTGGAGGAGCTGGAGCGGTTCGCGTCCCGCGCCGCCTTCCCGGTCGTCGTCCTTCGGGCGCCCGAGAACGAGGGGTACGCCCGCAACTTCGCCGCCGCGGCGGCGGCGGCCCGCGGCGACCTGCTGCTGTTCTGCGACCAGGACGACGTCTGGCACCCCGAGAAGGTGGAGACGCTGGGCGCCTGGTCGGCCCTCCGCCCCGGGTGGGCGTACTTCCACGACTACACGCTGCTCAGCACCGACCCCGGACGCGCCGCACCCTCGTGCTTCGAGCTGCTGGCGCGGCGGGGCTTCGGCCCGGCCGTCTCGTTCAAGGGCAGCAGCATGGCCGTCGCGCGGTCGTTCCTGGACCGGTGGGGGTGGCCACCGCACGGGTCGGGGATATCCCACGACTTCTGGGTCGCGCTGCTCAGCACCGGCCTCGACCGGCGGGTGAGCCTGCTGCGGGTGCTGGGTGACCACCGGCTGCACGACCGCAACGTCTCGGGCTGGATCGCCTCCGACGCCGATCGGCGGCGGTTCCCTGCGGGGGTCCGGGCGTCGGAGACGGAGGTCCTGGTCGACCTCGTCGTGCGCGAGGAGCGCCTCGGGTGGACCGAGGACTTCCTGCAGGTGCTCTCCGGCGACCGGCCCGGGGTACGGCCGGAGGCGGTGTCCCGGCTGAGGGACGTGCTGGTCGCCAACCAGCGCTGGACGACCTCGCGCGGCTGA
- a CDS encoding acyltransferase family protein, whose protein sequence is MSAGLAAAAPTRPARGGPAPEAGFRPDVQGVRALAVALVVAYHLNPDLVPGGFVGVDVFLVVSGYLITSHLARTLARTGRVDLLDFYARRARRLVPAAVLVLVVTWLVSLWVLPTTRLVDTAEQVRASAVSLQNWLLAANSVAYLKSDDAASPVQHFWSLSVEEQFYLVWPLLLVVAGVVAHRRSLRADPSRVRAVREAAGRQVALLLAVVVVAVSLAVSVRLTATSPAAAYFVTPTRVWELGLGAVLALLPSTWTDRLGRLGPLAWVGLAAVVVSAFVLDGSSAFPGVVALWPTLGAVLLLACGSGSARLGPARLTSSRPAVALGDVSYSLYLWHWPMILLWTTWVGRPVGVLDGAALVLLALGLSSLTKRHVEDSFRTSAVLRRSARRSLALLLAVLLPVGLSTGWLWAHPPAPAVTADAAHPGAAVLAGDAQAPAGVEAIPSLERAQHDFGAYGDGPGGCQSDQASTAETLCSFGDTDDPVRTVALVGDSVAATWFDDLDAIAKERRWRLVTDLHSLCPWSATMASTPYTARTPYVSCHDWGRRALSTMLNDVRPDVVITSARPVVGTVDHPTAGPEAFAQIGEGMATYWRELEEAGIQVVAVREPPEMGFDVPDCLSRPGATTAGCSVPASTAIVPGTPVLRAAEELGDRVDLVDLNRYICGPATCEPVVGNVVVYVDRHHVTTTYASTIRPYLEARLSEVPGLGR, encoded by the coding sequence GTGAGCGCCGGGCTCGCGGCGGCGGCGCCCACGCGTCCGGCCCGTGGTGGGCCCGCGCCCGAGGCCGGCTTCCGGCCCGACGTGCAGGGTGTCCGGGCCTTGGCCGTGGCGCTGGTCGTCGCCTACCACCTGAACCCTGACCTGGTCCCGGGCGGGTTCGTGGGGGTCGACGTCTTCCTCGTCGTCTCCGGCTACCTCATCACCTCCCACCTCGCCCGCACGCTCGCCCGAACGGGCCGGGTGGACCTGCTCGACTTCTACGCGCGCCGCGCGCGGCGGCTGGTGCCCGCCGCGGTCCTGGTGCTCGTCGTGACCTGGCTGGTCTCGCTGTGGGTGCTGCCCACCACCCGGCTCGTCGACACCGCCGAGCAGGTCCGCGCCAGCGCGGTCTCCCTGCAGAACTGGCTGCTCGCGGCGAACTCGGTGGCCTACCTGAAGTCTGACGACGCCGCGAGCCCCGTGCAGCACTTCTGGTCGTTGTCGGTGGAGGAGCAGTTCTACCTCGTCTGGCCGCTGCTCCTCGTCGTCGCCGGGGTCGTCGCCCACCGTCGCTCGCTACGGGCGGACCCGTCCCGGGTGCGTGCCGTCCGCGAGGCGGCCGGCCGCCAGGTCGCCCTCCTGCTCGCCGTCGTCGTCGTCGCGGTGTCGCTCGCCGTCTCGGTGCGGCTCACCGCGACCAGCCCTGCGGCCGCCTACTTCGTCACCCCGACACGGGTCTGGGAGCTCGGTCTCGGGGCGGTGCTCGCCCTGCTGCCGTCGACCTGGACCGACCGGTTGGGGCGGCTCGGCCCACTGGCCTGGGTCGGGCTGGCGGCGGTGGTCGTCTCCGCCTTCGTGCTCGACGGGTCGTCGGCCTTCCCAGGCGTGGTCGCGCTGTGGCCGACGCTGGGCGCGGTGCTGCTGCTCGCCTGCGGCTCGGGGAGCGCCCGGCTCGGGCCCGCGCGGCTCACCTCGTCCCGTCCGGCCGTGGCCCTCGGCGACGTCTCCTACTCGCTCTACCTGTGGCACTGGCCGATGATCCTGCTCTGGACGACCTGGGTGGGACGACCGGTCGGGGTGCTCGACGGCGCGGCGCTCGTGCTGCTCGCGCTCGGGCTGTCGAGCCTCACCAAGCGCCACGTGGAGGACAGCTTCCGCACCTCGGCTGTCCTCCGGCGAAGCGCCCGTCGCTCGCTGGCGCTGCTGCTCGCCGTGCTCCTGCCTGTGGGGCTGAGCACGGGGTGGCTCTGGGCCCACCCGCCGGCGCCCGCGGTCACAGCCGATGCCGCGCACCCCGGCGCGGCGGTCCTCGCGGGCGACGCGCAGGCGCCCGCGGGGGTCGAGGCGATCCCGTCCCTGGAACGCGCGCAGCACGACTTCGGGGCGTATGGCGACGGCCCCGGCGGCTGCCAGTCCGACCAGGCGTCGACGGCCGAGACGCTGTGCTCCTTCGGCGACACCGACGACCCCGTCCGCACCGTGGCCCTCGTCGGAGACTCCGTCGCCGCGACCTGGTTCGACGACCTGGACGCCATCGCGAAAGAGCGCCGCTGGCGGCTGGTCACCGACCTCCACAGCCTCTGCCCGTGGAGCGCGACGATGGCCAGCACCCCTTACACCGCGCGCACGCCCTACGTCTCGTGCCACGACTGGGGCCGACGGGCGCTGAGCACGATGCTGAACGACGTGAGGCCCGACGTCGTCATCACCAGCGCCCGTCCCGTCGTCGGCACGGTGGACCACCCGACGGCGGGTCCCGAGGCCTTCGCGCAGATCGGCGAGGGGATGGCGACCTACTGGCGTGAGCTCGAGGAGGCCGGCATCCAGGTCGTCGCCGTCCGCGAGCCCCCCGAGATGGGCTTCGACGTGCCCGACTGCCTGTCGAGGCCCGGCGCGACCACGGCGGGCTGCAGCGTCCCGGCGAGCACCGCGATCGTCCCGGGCACGCCGGTGCTCCGGGCCGCCGAGGAGCTCGGCGACCGGGTCGACCTGGTCGACCTGAACCGCTACATCTGCGGACCAGCGACGTGCGAGCCCGTCGTCGGCAACGTCGTGGTCTACGTGGACCGCCACCACGTGACGACGACGTACGCCTCGACCATCCGGCCCTATCTCGAGGCGCGGCTGTCAGAGGTCCCCGGGCTCGGCCGCTGA